CGGCGGAAGAACATCCGGACGTTTTACTTCGATTGTCGGTTTTACGCCCATCGTGGCACGCTCCTCGCCGAGGAACGGAACGCCTGTCGGCGAGGCCCACTTAGCAACCGTAAGCAAATAGCCGTCGCCGCTCTTTAGCGTGAACAGCTTTTGCTCGGTTCCGGCACCGAATGTCCGCTCTCCGATAACCTCGCCGCGTTTTAGATCAGCGACCGCAGATGCCACGACCTCGGCGGCACCGGCGGAACTGTTATCTATCAGGACCGCAAGTTCACCGGTGAATACGGCCTTCGACGGATCGGCTGAGAATGAGCTCACAACCTTGTTATCGCGACCGATGACTCGAGCTAGTTCACCCTCACGAATAAAGAGATTCGCAACCGCTACGCCCTCTTGAAGCGTGCCGGCAGCAACGCCCCGAAGATCGAGAATGACCTTTTGGAGGCCCTGCTTCTGAAAATTATCCAATTGGGCCTTGATGTCGCCGGCTTCTCCGGTCTCGAGGCTGTATACTCTAACGACTCCGATCTTGCCCAGTTCGACGCGAGTTTCAACCGGCGGCACTTTGTATGTCCCACGAACGACCTTTATCGTCTGCGGGCGTTCGCCGGAACGCAGGACCCGAAGATCGACGGTAGTGCCCGCAGTTCCCGTGATCAGTTGTCTGGCATCGTAAAGCGAAATGTCCCGCGTGGCTTTGTTGTCGATGTATTCAATGACGTCTCCCGACCGCAGACCGGCCCTTTCTGCAGGCGAGCCCTTGATCGCAGAAATGACGTAAAGATAGCCCGAGATCTGAGAAAATTCCGCACCTATACCGACCTTGCCGCTTTCGGCATTTTCATTGAAGGAACGTACTTGTTCCGCAGTCAAAAAGGACGAATATGGATCGAGACCCGCGGCCAGGCCGCGTAGTGCGCCCAAGCGAACCTTATCCATGTTGGGTTCGTCAACATAGTCATTCTGAATGTGCTGGAGAACCGATTCTACTATCCGGATCTGGGCCGCCGAATCATTGACGGGTTGTTGGGCCGACGTCGAGAGCATTCTCCCGACAAAAGGCATTCCGCCGACCATTGCATATGCGGTCACAATTCCTGAGATCCCAACTACCCACAGTTTTGCTTTCATTGACATAAAAAACCTCGTATCGTTTAGACATTGGAGCGTCTTAGCGATACTTTCGCTAGTATCCTCCGCCGCAGCAGATCGATGCAAGACCAAGTTGAAGAAACACACAATACCAACGAAATCGCAGATCCGGAGATCATCACGGCGGCCGGCAGACTGCTGGCGTTCGATCCCGGCACTAAATTGTGGGGAGTCGCCGTTTCCGATCCAACTAGATCAGTAGCATCACCGCTCACCGCCGTTTCTTCAACAAACTGGAAAAGATTGCTGTCAAGCGTCAAAGAACTAATCGCCCGTTATGATGCTGCGGCAGTGGTCATTGGTTTGCCGTTGGAATCTGACGGCAGCGAAGGCAAAATGAGCCGTTATTCACGCCGATGTGCCGAGAAACTGCGGCTTTCGATAGATCTTCCGATCCATCTTCAGGACGAACGGGTGACCACCTTCGAAGCACGGCGCCGATTATGGCTGCGGGGAAAGAACGCCAAACTCGAAAAGAATGCGGTTGACAGCGAAGCCGCCGCAGTGATCCTTGGCGACTTCCTGGACCGTCTTACTTCGGCGAATAAGTGACGTTCGTAACAGCCGCGGCCTTTATCGCAACCGGAGAAAATGGAAATATTGGCGCTTTGCCGCTGCTCCATGCACCGAACTGATCTCGGAAATGTTTCGACGAAGGATCACCGGATTGGCCTAATGGAATGACAAATCTCGTTTTATCCCAGTCCCCGGGCGTTGCGACATGCCGCATTGAAACATATGACGCGACATTCGGCGTCTGTCCGCTGCCGTCGAGATTGGCTTTAGGCGTCGCGAAAAGTGTTCCGATAAGCGGAGTCTGTGCAAGCGGGTGCGGAAAATTGGCTGCGGCCTCCTTCCCCCAGTGCCATGTTTCACGATCTGCAGAATATTTCTTGCTGAGCTTCTCTACCGTCTGTGCGTCGCAGTACTTTGCCAACTCGCCGTAGTCCTTGAACGTCGCGGGCAGCCATCTGCTCGATCTGTCCCTGACGGCCCAGTAAAGGACCCTCTCCCGGACCGCGGCAGCGGTAGCGGGCCGAAATGCATTGGCGATGGTCTCGCCGAAGCAGTTGCGAACCTCGTTGACATAGGTTGCTGTCGTCGAGATAACGGACATTCGGCCGTCCCACGTCTTCAAGGCATGCAAGGTCGTCTCGTCCAAAACATTCAATCCGGCCAAGTCCGCCGCGAACATCTTCAACGGGATGTTCATAATATCGAATTGAGCTGCTTCTGAGCTTTCCAATGTCGCCTTGGGATCTGCCGAGATCAATTCATACAAGCGTCGGGCACGCCAAGGTGGGGCCGCGTCTCGTGACATCTGCGGATATTTATAATCGGTCCCGACGATACGTTGATTCGCCGTCATAATGAATCCCTCGGGTGGGTTGTACAGAAACGGCAATTCAGCAAACGGGATCATACCGATCCAGTCTCCGTCGCTCTTCCCGGCGTCATACGGCAAAGCACCGTCCCCGACGCGTCTAATCGGTATCGCTCCCGCAACCTGCCACCCAATATTTCCTTTTGTGTCAGCGTATACAAAATTCTGCGTCGGTCCGCCGTAGGATCGCAGTGCTTTGCGAAAATCTTCCCAGTTCTTCGCACGGTTGATGAGAAAGAACGCCTCTACCTCGTTATTCTTTGGATCGAGCGCCGTCCATTTCAGCGAATACGACCGATCGCCTTGGTTCAAGATGATAGGGCCGTTGTCCGTTTCAGTAACCGCGAGATTTTCAATAGAAAGTGTTGGATCGGTAGGATTTGCACGAAACCGAATGCTTTCGGTTCGCGTCCGGACTTCTCTCAACCCCGACGCGGTCAATGCCTTTCCATCCCGTATTGTTTCGGCGTATAGATCCTGTACGTCAGGACCGACATTCGTCGCGCCCCATGCGATGTGTTCATTATGTCCCAACACAATACCGGGTGTGCCGGGGAACGTTACACCCGCAGCCTTAACGCCCGGCATCGACAAATGTGCCATGTACCAAATTCCCGGTGCGGCTGGTGCTAGATGAGGGTCGTTAGCAAGAATTGGCTTCCCGCTTGCCGTGCGTTTTCCGGAAATGACCCAATTGTTGCTTGCCGCAAGGTCTTCGGCATAAAGTCCTACGGATCTAAGTGACGCCTCGCGAAGCTTATTGTCTTTGAAGAGTTGATCTGACCAATTGAGATCATTTGGGTGGGGTGCAATTTCGGAGACACGTCCCGGGGGCTTTGAATCCTTGCCGAAAAGCACCACATCATAAGGGGTAACCGTTTTGGTCAGATCGTCGGCCTTGTCGGCGGGCATACCGGCGATCGCAAGACGTTGAAGGTCGCGCTGATAGGTGCTGCTTAAGGCGTCCGCCAGGATCTTTCCGATCACTAACGAGTCCGCAGGTTCCCAAGGACGAGGTTTATAACGCAGGATCTGAAATTCTCGCGGCAGCTTATCGTCGGGCAAAGACGACATATACGCATTAACGCCGTCCGAATAAGCCCGTAGTGCTCTCACGATCTCGGGCCCCATCCTATCCAAGCTGTCGGAAGCGACCTTAGCAAATCCAAAACGCCGCCAGCGTTTATCTTGTTCCAGGGTCATCCTGCCAAAGATCTCTGCCGTCTCGCCGCGAGCAAGGCGCCGCAGCAGATCAAGCTGCCACAGTCGGTCGCTCGCGATCACATAGCCCTGCATGAAGTAAAGATCCAGTTCATTCTTTGCTTCAATGTACGGAATACCTCGATCATCCCGTTGGACGATGACCTTATCCCGCAGACCCGTTATTGCGGCCTCTGACTGTGACCTGACAACCGGGACGATCAATATCAAAGCGATGCCCATCGCGACCGCGAAACGTGAAAAGAGCTTCATACGTCACAAGATAAATGACCCAACGAAACAAGGCAACGTACTAGCGGCATTTTTAACGTTGCCCGGTCCTTCGAAGATATCCCGCATTTTGAGAAACAGTAATGAATCCGCTAGACTCATCTCTGTTATGACGTATCTAAAACTTTCCATTGTTATCGCCGCGTCGGTCTTTTTTGCAGCATCTTGCGGCGGCGGCACCGTTGAGAACAAACAGCCTGAAAATAAGCAGGCTGAAACTGCTAAAACGCCGTCACAGCCCTCTGAAGGCAATCCGGAAGCTCGCGACCGCGGGGCAATAATGAAGGACCTCTACACCGCAAATTGCGCCCTTTGTCACAAAGAGGACGGAACAGGCGGCAAGATGAGCAAAGACGGAAAGACCCTTAACGTCGAAGATCTGACGGCTGAGAAGATCAAAAAGATGTCAGATGAGAAGATCGCCGGCTACATCAACAACGGCGTACCTAAGGAAGGAATGCCGGCATTTAAGGACAAGCTCAATGAACGGGAGGTTGCAATGCTTGTCCGATACGTCCGAGTCCTTCAGTCGCCTCCGTCGGCTGCATCGAACACAGGCGATCCGACAGGTTCTAAATAGTTTCTCGCACCCTTAGCTCAGTTGAATAGAGCGTCTGACTTCGGATCAGAAGGTCGCAGGTTTGAGTCCTGCAGGGTGTACCACTTAAACAAAAAGGCGTCCCCGCGACGCCTTCTTTTGTTTTGAGGCTGCTCTCCTTTTCTTTCATACCCGATCCCGCCGACCCGCCGGATAGCCCTTTCAATTCATCGGCACAGGAGCGACTTTGCAAACCTGGCGATCTAGGTAAAACAGGCCGGCTAGTTTACACAGATCCAAAATATGTATCAAGGTCACGTGACAATGGCCTGTTTTCTCGTGACATTGGCTTGATTTCTCGTGACAATGGCTTGATTTCTCGTGACATTGGCTTGATTTCTCGTGACATTGGCTTGATTTCTCGTGACATTGGCTTGATTTCTCGTGACATTGGCTTGATTTCTCGTGACATTGGCTTGATTTCTCGTGACATTGGCTTAAAGTCACTTGAAAATGCCTTGAAAAAACTGATCCCGGGCGAGAAACCGGCGAAAATGACTCGCTTTGAGGTTGCCCGTTTCGATATCGCACGTAGCTCAATGCTGATAACCTATTGTATTTCAGAGGTTTAGCGGCACACGGCGAAAACGGCCCCCCAAAACTCCAAAGCCATCTCCGGTATCGGCCCCGACAGTATCCATTTTTTCGTATTTCGATACGCCCCGTGTTTGGCCAAATA
This sequence is a window from Acidobacteriota bacterium. Protein-coding genes within it:
- a CDS encoding PDZ domain-containing protein, whose product is MSMKAKLWVVGISGIVTAYAMVGGMPFVGRMLSTSAQQPVNDSAAQIRIVESVLQHIQNDYVDEPNMDKVRLGALRGLAAGLDPYSSFLTAEQVRSFNENAESGKVGIGAEFSQISGYLYVISAIKGSPAERAGLRSGDVIEYIDNKATRDISLYDARQLITGTAGTTVDLRVLRSGERPQTIKVVRGTYKVPPVETRVELGKIGVVRVYSLETGEAGDIKAQLDNFQKQGLQKVILDLRGVAAGTLQEGVAVANLFIREGELARVIGRDNKVVSSFSADPSKAVFTGELAVLIDNSSAGAAEVVASAVADLKRGEVIGERTFGAGTEQKLFTLKSGDGYLLTVAKWASPTGVPFLGEERATMGVKPTIEVKRPDVLPPLDVENLDPTAPETPQPSPSPSPAKKEIEDVQFKKAVEILLGADKAKAA
- the ruvX gene encoding Holliday junction resolvase RuvX; amino-acid sequence: MQDQVEETHNTNEIADPEIITAAGRLLAFDPGTKLWGVAVSDPTRSVASPLTAVSSTNWKRLLSSVKELIARYDAAAVVIGLPLESDGSEGKMSRYSRRCAEKLRLSIDLPIHLQDERVTTFEARRRLWLRGKNAKLEKNAVDSEAAAVILGDFLDRLTSANK
- a CDS encoding penicillin acylase family protein, whose amino-acid sequence is MKLFSRFAVAMGIALILIVPVVRSQSEAAITGLRDKVIVQRDDRGIPYIEAKNELDLYFMQGYVIASDRLWQLDLLRRLARGETAEIFGRMTLEQDKRWRRFGFAKVASDSLDRMGPEIVRALRAYSDGVNAYMSSLPDDKLPREFQILRYKPRPWEPADSLVIGKILADALSSTYQRDLQRLAIAGMPADKADDLTKTVTPYDVVLFGKDSKPPGRVSEIAPHPNDLNWSDQLFKDNKLREASLRSVGLYAEDLAASNNWVISGKRTASGKPILANDPHLAPAAPGIWYMAHLSMPGVKAAGVTFPGTPGIVLGHNEHIAWGATNVGPDVQDLYAETIRDGKALTASGLREVRTRTESIRFRANPTDPTLSIENLAVTETDNGPIILNQGDRSYSLKWTALDPKNNEVEAFFLINRAKNWEDFRKALRSYGGPTQNFVYADTKGNIGWQVAGAIPIRRVGDGALPYDAGKSDGDWIGMIPFAELPFLYNPPEGFIMTANQRIVGTDYKYPQMSRDAAPPWRARRLYELISADPKATLESSEAAQFDIMNIPLKMFAADLAGLNVLDETTLHALKTWDGRMSVISTTATYVNEVRNCFGETIANAFRPATAAAVRERVLYWAVRDRSSRWLPATFKDYGELAKYCDAQTVEKLSKKYSADRETWHWGKEAAANFPHPLAQTPLIGTLFATPKANLDGSGQTPNVASYVSMRHVATPGDWDKTRFVIPLGQSGDPSSKHFRDQFGAWSSGKAPIFPFSPVAIKAAAVTNVTYSPK
- a CDS encoding cytochrome c codes for the protein MTYLKLSIVIAASVFFAASCGGGTVENKQPENKQAETAKTPSQPSEGNPEARDRGAIMKDLYTANCALCHKEDGTGGKMSKDGKTLNVEDLTAEKIKKMSDEKIAGYINNGVPKEGMPAFKDKLNEREVAMLVRYVRVLQSPPSAASNTGDPTGSK